The genomic stretch AAGTTATCGTTACCTACTTGACCATAAGATGCTCTTAATTTTAAACGATCTATAAATGAAACGTTTTCCATAAATTTTTCTTGGTCAATTCTCCAAGAAGCTCCTAAAGAATAAAAGTTACCCCATCTAGCGTCTCTACTAAAAGAAGACGAACCGTCTCTTCTAGCCGAAGCTGTTAAGTAATATTTATTATCAAAATTATAGTTTAATCTAGCAAAATAACCTTCTACTCTTTTTAAAGTACTAGAACCATTTAAACTAACTGGCACAGAAAAATTGTCGAATTCAAATATACCACTTGCAGTTTCTGTAGTTGCTAAAGCATTATTATTAGAAAATGCTCTATCATAGCTTTCGTGACCTGCAGTAATATCAAAATTATGCACATCATTAAAAGATTTTTTAAAGCTTAAAACTTGAGAAAAGTTTTGCACATCTCTTCTAAATCTAGTTTCACCATATCTAGCCGTAGGTTGTCCGTCTCCAACAATTGGATTTTCATAACTTTTATTAATTCCTTCATTAATATCTCTACCATAATTAAATTTTAAATTTAGCCCTTCTGCTAATTTAAAATCTGCATAATATCTAAAACCATAAGTATTATTTCTATTTAACTCATCGTTTAAAATAGCTTCTGCTATAGCATGACGACCAGCATTGTATGGTCTTTAACCTTGATTTAAAGAAAAATCTCCTTCTCCAAGATCATACTGAGGATTACCAGCAGCATCTAATATTAAGTTACCATTTGCGTCATTTAAGTAAACTGGATAAATTGAAGCTATGTTTTTAGCAAAAGCAAATGGATTTGCGATACTAGTTCCTCTAGACGGTGGTCCTTTAGATTCTGATATCGAAACGTTTGCACTACCTCCAATAGACAACCATTTGTTAACATCAAAATCTGCATTAAGACGAGTAGTAATTCTATCGAATTTAGATGTTATTATATAACCTTCTTCTTCTAAATAAGATGTAGAGAAAAATACTTTGTGATTCTCACCACCAGTAGCCACATTTACAGAATGATTAACTCTTGTACCAACCTGATCTAATTCGTCATACCAGTTTAAACTTTTATAAATTAAATTAGCGTTTGGATTTAATTTACCATCTACACCAACTATTTGATCATTAGCAACATTAAAAGGATTATAACCTAGACGATTATAAATTTCTGCTGAAGCTCTCGATTCTCTATCCGCTCCTGTTAATGAGTTCTTGTAAGCTTCCCACATTAACTCGTAATATTGACCAGGATTGGCATAATCATATTCTGGTATACCTCTAGTTACTAAACCATACTGTGTAGAAAAGTTTACTTGTGTTTTACCTTTAGTACCACTTTTAGTAGTAATTAAAACTACACCATTTGCAGCACGAGCCCCATAAAGAGCTGTTGAAGCTGCATCTTTAAGAATAGTCATAGATTCGATATCTTCTTGATTTATTGTATTTAACGAACCTTCAAATTGAATACCGTCTACAATATATAAAGGTGTAGCTGAACCATTTAACGTACCAACTCCTCTAATAACGATTCCTGGGGAAGAACCCGGTTGACCAGAAGAAGATACTATTTGAACACCAGTAGCCTTACCTTCTATAGCTGCAATAGGTGATGTAACATTTCTTAATGCTAAATCTTTAGCACCAACTACGTCTGCAGAACCAGTAAATGCAGCTTTTGTTGTTGTACCATAAGCCACAACAACAACTTCATCTAAAACACTACTATCTTCTTTTAAGCTTACGTTAATAACATTAGAGTTACCTATTATTTTTTCAATAGTTTTATAACCTAAATAACGAAATACTAAAACATCTCCCTTGCTTGCATTTATCTTGTAAACACCATCAAAATTTGTTTCTGTACCATTGGTAGTTCCTTTTACCAAGACACTAACACCTGGCAAAATACCAGAGGGGTCAGTTACTGTTCCAGATACTGAAACTTGCTGCGCATTTGCCACAATTGCTCCCATAAAGAGAAATAGCAACAAAACATTCTTTTTAATTTTTTTCATAAAATATTTGAGTTGAATTATTATTATAAAACGAATCTAAATATTATGTTAAGAATGAAGGTTGCAAAAGAAAAAATTAACACAGGCGTGGTAGATACTTTAACAATTCCTTAACTAATCGGGATTGTAAGTTGAATTTTTTAAGGAAAATTTATTAAAACATAAAATCTACAAAGAATAATTTAACAAAACTTGTTAAATAAAAGTTAATTAAAAACTTAAAAAACTAAAAATGAGAGACATAACTTTGAAAAAAAAATTAACGTTGCAAGTAATTAAGTTTGTTTAATTTTTCTAAAATTCTCATGGCTTTATATGCAGCAAAATCGCTTATAGTTTCATCTATAAAACGATAGCTGTTAGATTTTTCTAACAATTTAAAATAACTGTCTTCTAAATGCTTACTGTAGGTATGTAGTTGATGTATACGTGACATAATTAAAACAATTTGTCTTTAAATATAATAAAATATTTAAAGACAAATTGTTAAAAATCAGTATTTTATTAATCTTGTAAAGCAAAAACTTGCTTTAGTAGCGCTGTATTTCTTAATCCAACTTTTTCTCTAATTCCTTTTTCTTCAACCTCTATCATCGTAAATACTCCTTTTAAGGCTTCTGTAGTTACATAATTCGTTAAATCTGGATTTACTTTTTTAACAAAAGGAATATTATTGTATTTTGAAATTAAATTATTCCAAACCTTATCTGCACCAACTTTAGAAAAAGACTTATCTATTACAGGTGTAAAACTTGCATATAAGTTTTGCTCTGTCTTTGTTTGCAAATAATTAGTTGCGGCGTTTTTATCTCCTAAAAGGATGTTTTTTGCATCATTAAAAGTTATTTCTTTTACCGCATTTACAAAAATTGGTGTGGCAGTTTTAACAGCATCCTCTGCCGCTCTATTTAAAACCTTAATACCTTCATCAGCTAAATTACCTAACCCTAAACTTCTTAAACCTTTATCTACAGCCTGAAGTTCTTCTGGTAAAATTATTTTAACTAATTCATTTCTATAAAAGCCATCTTTAGAGGTTAACTTAGTAACTTGATTCTTGATACCGTTATCTAAAGCTTGTCTTAAACCATTACCAATTTGATCTTGGGTTAAGCCACCTCCACTAGGTAAATTCTTTACTACATTTTGCAACTCTGCACAACCTACAAATTGAAGCGCTACAACTAAAACTAATATTCTTTTTATCATTATTTATTTTTTATACTTTATATTATTAAGATACTTTTAAAATTTTAAAGTCACTATTTATTTAAAAGAATCTGTTTTTTTATCATAACCATAAGGGCAATGTTTACAACCACTTTTACAACAGTAACCTCTTCTAAGATGAAACTTTTCTGTAAAAACCTTATAACCCTGCTCGTTTATATAGTAATCGCCTTCTTCTAAAGGAATTCTTTTATTATACATCCTGCAAAAGTATCAATTTAAAACATAAAAAAAGCGCTCTTACGAACACTTTTCAATTAAATATTATTCTTTTTTTTCTGGAGGAAATTTAGACACAATTTCTTTTACAAACTCCTTTATTCTTTCTTCCTTTTTTTCTCTGTTCTGAACTTTTAAGGCACCCGTACCAACACCTTGCCAAACCAACTCTTTTTTATTTTTATCTATAAAATCAATAAATAAAGTACCTTCTGTATATTGCGAAACGTTAATATTATTGTTGCCATTCCACATCCAAGGATTCCATCCCCAACCAAAACCATAACCTAAATTATTATTTTGATTTACATTTACTTTTTCTCTAGATTTTGTAAAAATACTCACTAACATATCTGGGTTTGTAGACTTTGTGAATCCTAAAAGCAACAACTCACTTTCTATAGCATTCAAAATTCTTTTTTTATCCAAATCTGAAATAGCTGCTTTATCTATGCCTGTTTTATAAAAAGCAAAGGTTTTGTACTTATTAAAGTCTACTTTTGTATCGTAATCTGTAACTACTTTTACAGAATTACACGACGAAAAAACAATAACAAATAGCAATAACGTAATTTTAATATATCTCATAATGATTATTTTAACAGTTAAATTCTGCTTTAAAATACACCAATTATTATGCCATATTTAAAGAAATTAAGCAACATCAACTTAATAAGATATTTTTAATTTATAAAACCATAAAGAATTGTAGAATTTTTTAAGATTTTCGTAAATTGCAACTTCAAATTATAACATTTATTACGAATGGAACAAATTACACCATATAAACCTACATATAAAGTTAGAATAGTAACAGCTGCCGCTCTTTTTGATGGACACGATGCTGCTATTAACATCATGCGAAGAATTATACAATCTACTGGCGTAGAAGTTATTCATTTAGGCCATGATAGATCTGTAGAAGAAGTTGTAAACTGCGCAATACAAGAAGATGTAAATGCCATTGCAATTACTTCTTACCAAGGTGGTCACAACGAGTATTTTAAATACATGTACGATTTATTAAAAGAAAAAGGCGCTGGACACATCAAAATTTTTGGTGGCGGTGGCGGTGTAATTCTTCCGGAAGAAATAAATGAATTAATGGATTACGGTATTACAAGAATTTATTCTCCGGATGACGGTAGAGAATTAGGTCTGCAAGGAATGATAAATGACTTGGTACAACAATCTGATTTTGCAATTGGAGATAAACTTGATATTGATGTATCTAAATTAGCCGAAAAAGAAATCGGACATATTGCAAGAGTTATTTCATCTGCAGAAAACTTTCCTGAAATTGCAAAGGACACTTTAGATGACATCCATAATAAAAATAAGAATTCTAAAACTCCGGTTTTAGGAATTACAGGAACTGGTGGAGCAGGAAAATCTTCTTTAGTAGATGAATTGGTTAGACGTTTTTTAATCGATTTTCCAGAAAAAACAATTGGTTTAATTTCTGTTGATCCATCAAAAAGAAAAACTGGTGGTGCACTTTTAGGTGACAGAATAAGAATGAACGCAATTAATAACTCTAGAGTTTATATGCGTTCTTTAGCAACTCGTCAATCTAACTTAGCTTTATCTAAATATGTAAACGAAGCGGTAGAGGTTTTAAAAGCTGCTGAATTCGATTTAATTATTTTAGAAACTTCTGGAATTGGGCAATCTGATACAGAAATTATAGAACATTCTGATACTTCTTTATATGTTATGACGCCAGAATTTGGTGCTGCTACTCAATTAGAGAAAATAGACATGTTAGATTTTGCTGATTTAGTTGCAATTAATAAGTTTGATAAAAGAGGTGCTTTAGATGCTGTTAGAGATGTAAAAAAACAATATATGCGTAATAATAATTTATGGCATATACATCAAGATGACTTACCTGTTTATGGCACAATTGCTTCTCAATTTAATGACCCAGGAATGAATACTTTGTATAAAAGTATTATGGATAAATTGGTAGAAAAAACAAATGCTGATTTGAAATCTAAAATGGAAATTACTAAAGAGATGTCAGAAAAAATCTTTGTAATTCCGCCGGCAAGAGTTCGCTATTTATCTGAAATCGCAGAGAATAACAGAGCTTACGACAAAACTGCTAATGACCAAGTTAAGGTTGCGCAAAAGTTATACGGAATTCACAAAACTATCGAATCTATTGTAGAAAAATCCGTAGCAATTACAAAAGCTGGTATCGATTTAGATACAATAATTAATGATTTAAACAATGATGATACTGATTTTGTAAAATTATTAGTAGCTCAATTTGAAAAGGTTAAACTAAATTTAAATCCTTATAACTGGGAAATTATTTTAAATTGGCAAGAAAAAGTAGAAAAATATAAAAACCCTATTTATACGTTTAAAGTACGTGATAAAGAAATTAACATAGAAACACATTCAGAATCACTTTCTCATACGCAAATACCAAAAGTAGCATTACCTAAATATGAAGCTTGGGGTGATTTATTACGTTGGAATTTACAAGAAAATGTTCCTGGAGAATTTCCGTTTACAGCAGGTTTGTATCCGTTTAAAAGAACGGGTGAAGATCCTACAAGAATGTTTGCTGGAGAAGGAGGACCAGAAAGAACCAACAGACGTTTTCATTATGTAAGTTTAGGAATGGATGCCAAACGTTTGTCTACAGCTTTCGATTCTGTTACCTTATATGGTAATGATCCTGGTGAAAGACCAGATATTTATGGTAAAATTGGTAATGCCGGAGTTTCGATTTGTTGTTTAGATGATGCTAAGAAATTGTATTCTGGTTTCGACTTGAGCCATAATATGACATCAGTTTCAATGACAATTAATGGTCCTGCACCAATGTTGCTAGGTTTCTTTATGAATGCTGCCATCGATCAGAACTGCGAAAAATATATCAAAGAAAATAATCTTGAAGCAGATGTTGAAGCAAAATTCAAAGAAATTTATGATGATAAAGGATTAGAAAGACCAACTTATCAAGGTAATTTACCAGAAGGAAACAATGGTTTAGGACTAATGTTATTAGGTTTAACTGGTGATTTGGTTTTACCTTCGGATGTTTATCAGCAAATTAAAAAAGACACTTTAGCGCAAGTTAGAGGAACTGTACAAGCAGATATTTTAAAAGAAGATCAAGCACAAAATACTTGTATTTTTTCTACGGAATTCGCATTACGTTTAATGGGTGATGTACAAGAATACTTTATAGAAAAACAAGTTAGAAATTTTTATTCTGTTTCTATTTCTGGCTATCATATTGCAGAAGCTGGCGCAAACCCAATTACCCAATTAGCGTTAACTTTATCTAACGGATTCACCTATGTAGAATATTATTTAAGTAGAGGAATGGATATTAACAAATTCGGACCAAACTTATCTTTTTTCTTCTCTAACGGAATTGATCCTGAATACTCTGTAATTGGTAGAGTTGCTCGTAAAATTTGGGCAAAAGCCATGAAAAATAAATACGGAGCAAATTCTAGAGCACAAATGTTAAAGTATCATATTCAGACTTCTGGTAGATCTTTACACGCTCAAGAAATAGACTTTAATGATATTAGAACTACGTTACAAGCTCTATATGCAATAAACGACAACTGTAATTCTTTACACACAAATGCCTATGATGAAGCCATTACAACACCTACAGAAGAATCTGTAAGAAGAGCAATGGCGATTCAGTTAATCATCAACAAAGAATTAGGTTTAACTAAAAACGA from Polaribacter marinaquae encodes the following:
- a CDS encoding DUF5522 domain-containing protein — protein: MYNKRIPLEEGDYYINEQGYKVFTEKFHLRRGYCCKSGCKHCPYGYDKKTDSFK
- a CDS encoding SusC/RagA family TonB-linked outer membrane protein — protein: MKKIKKNVLLLFLFMGAIVANAQQVSVSGTVTDPSGILPGVSVLVKGTTNGTETNFDGVYKINASKGDVLVFRYLGYKTIEKIIGNSNVINVSLKEDSSVLDEVVVVAYGTTTKAAFTGSADVVGAKDLALRNVTSPIAAIEGKATGVQIVSSSGQPGSSPGIVIRGVGTLNGSATPLYIVDGIQFEGSLNTINQEDIESMTILKDAASTALYGARAANGVVLITTKSGTKGKTQVNFSTQYGLVTRGIPEYDYANPGQYYELMWEAYKNSLTGADRESRASAEIYNRLGYNPFNVANDQIVGVDGKLNPNANLIYKSLNWYDELDQVGTRVNHSVNVATGGENHKVFFSTSYLEEEGYIITSKFDRITTRLNADFDVNKWLSIGGSANVSISESKGPPSRGTSIANPFAFAKNIASIYPVYLNDANGNLILDAAGNPQYDLGEGDFSLNQG
- a CDS encoding methylmalonyl-CoA mutase family protein, producing MEQITPYKPTYKVRIVTAAALFDGHDAAINIMRRIIQSTGVEVIHLGHDRSVEEVVNCAIQEDVNAIAITSYQGGHNEYFKYMYDLLKEKGAGHIKIFGGGGGVILPEEINELMDYGITRIYSPDDGRELGLQGMINDLVQQSDFAIGDKLDIDVSKLAEKEIGHIARVISSAENFPEIAKDTLDDIHNKNKNSKTPVLGITGTGGAGKSSLVDELVRRFLIDFPEKTIGLISVDPSKRKTGGALLGDRIRMNAINNSRVYMRSLATRQSNLALSKYVNEAVEVLKAAEFDLIILETSGIGQSDTEIIEHSDTSLYVMTPEFGAATQLEKIDMLDFADLVAINKFDKRGALDAVRDVKKQYMRNNNLWHIHQDDLPVYGTIASQFNDPGMNTLYKSIMDKLVEKTNADLKSKMEITKEMSEKIFVIPPARVRYLSEIAENNRAYDKTANDQVKVAQKLYGIHKTIESIVEKSVAITKAGIDLDTIINDLNNDDTDFVKLLVAQFEKVKLNLNPYNWEIILNWQEKVEKYKNPIYTFKVRDKEINIETHSESLSHTQIPKVALPKYEAWGDLLRWNLQENVPGEFPFTAGLYPFKRTGEDPTRMFAGEGGPERTNRRFHYVSLGMDAKRLSTAFDSVTLYGNDPGERPDIYGKIGNAGVSICCLDDAKKLYSGFDLSHNMTSVSMTINGPAPMLLGFFMNAAIDQNCEKYIKENNLEADVEAKFKEIYDDKGLERPTYQGNLPEGNNGLGLMLLGLTGDLVLPSDVYQQIKKDTLAQVRGTVQADILKEDQAQNTCIFSTEFALRLMGDVQEYFIEKQVRNFYSVSISGYHIAEAGANPITQLALTLSNGFTYVEYYLSRGMDINKFGPNLSFFFSNGIDPEYSVIGRVARKIWAKAMKNKYGANSRAQMLKYHIQTSGRSLHAQEIDFNDIRTTLQALYAINDNCNSLHTNAYDEAITTPTEESVRRAMAIQLIINKELGLTKNENPIQGAFIIEELTDLVEEAVLLEFDRITERGGVLGAMETMYQRSKIQEESLYYETLKHNGEFPIIGVNTFLSSKGSPTVQPAEVIRATEEEKKHQIQTKELLNKANPEKVAAQIEILQEAAIQNENLFDKLMEATKVCSLGQITEALFKVGGQYRRNM
- a CDS encoding DUF4197 domain-containing protein, which encodes MIKRILVLVVALQFVGCAELQNVVKNLPSGGGLTQDQIGNGLRQALDNGIKNQVTKLTSKDGFYRNELVKIILPEELQAVDKGLRSLGLGNLADEGIKVLNRAAEDAVKTATPIFVNAVKEITFNDAKNILLGDKNAATNYLQTKTEQNLYASFTPVIDKSFSKVGADKVWNNLISKYNNIPFVKKVNPDLTNYVTTEALKGVFTMIEVEEKGIREKVGLRNTALLKQVFALQD
- a CDS encoding DUF4136 domain-containing protein; amino-acid sequence: MRYIKITLLLFVIVFSSCNSVKVVTDYDTKVDFNKYKTFAFYKTGIDKAAISDLDKKRILNAIESELLLLGFTKSTNPDMLVSIFTKSREKVNVNQNNNLGYGFGWGWNPWMWNGNNNINVSQYTEGTLFIDFIDKNKKELVWQGVGTGALKVQNREKKEERIKEFVKEIVSKFPPEKKE